The Bacteroidales bacterium genome includes a region encoding these proteins:
- a CDS encoding OmpA family protein produces the protein MMKKFFSVIIIMLVTSGASFAIGQDTSQLVYEKGKRNWFIEAGANANLYMGQIDAQLDFIDRIGWGGSFNFGKWFTPCVGFKMELNASEYFGAAYKNESANFIQTHKYWNRLHNEDNVDNYQYQHYVTFNPNISIMISLLNSLGKAKENRVYDMILSLGGGVYVNNGANVEEELNRGGERIILSPAFNVGLQNKFRLSEQVDFNIDLRAGYLSNAFDGQDLFGRGDLTASAGISLTYKFKPRGYAKAKIVEDRSADLENYQTLCANLSALNDSLEQANAQLKESNQNLRTRLSSQQPQVEYKYIERENNTRIIAILEYKIGVSELTKENRAKLKAAAEIIKANPKYTFEVCGYADNETGSKDINIRLRNARANRAIDQLLHYGVNRNQIFKATNDGELPGTTTRAIVIRQLDCD, from the coding sequence ATGATGAAAAAGTTTTTTTCTGTTATAATCATAATGTTGGTAACCTCAGGTGCATCATTTGCAATAGGGCAAGATACCTCGCAATTAGTTTATGAAAAAGGTAAACGAAATTGGTTTATTGAGGCTGGAGCAAATGCAAACCTCTATATGGGACAGATTGATGCTCAACTCGATTTTATTGACCGAATAGGATGGGGTGGAAGCTTTAATTTTGGAAAGTGGTTTACCCCATGTGTTGGTTTTAAAATGGAATTAAACGCTTCAGAGTATTTTGGAGCAGCATACAAGAACGAATCGGCAAACTTTATTCAAACTCATAAATATTGGAACAGACTTCATAATGAGGATAATGTTGATAACTATCAATATCAACACTATGTAACATTCAATCCTAACATTAGTATTATGATAAGTTTGCTAAACTCATTAGGCAAAGCAAAAGAGAACAGAGTGTATGATATGATACTCTCGCTTGGAGGTGGTGTGTATGTAAACAATGGAGCAAACGTAGAGGAGGAGTTAAACAGAGGAGGCGAAAGAATAATCCTCTCTCCAGCATTTAACGTAGGATTACAAAACAAATTTCGCTTATCGGAGCAAGTTGATTTTAATATTGATCTCAGAGCAGGTTATCTTTCAAATGCGTTCGATGGGCAAGACCTCTTTGGTAGAGGCGACCTGACTGCATCGGCAGGAATATCTCTAACCTATAAATTCAAACCACGCGGATATGCAAAAGCAAAAATCGTAGAAGACCGCTCGGCAGATTTAGAGAACTATCAAACACTATGTGCAAATCTTTCTGCACTAAACGACAGCCTTGAACAAGCAAATGCACAACTAAAAGAGAGTAATCAAAATTTAAGAACACGTCTATCATCGCAACAACCACAAGTTGAGTACAAATATATTGAGAGAGAGAACAACACTCGCATAATTGCCATATTAGAGTATAAGATAGGAGTTTCGGAGTTGACAAAAGAGAACAGAGCAAAACTAAAAGCAGCAGCCGAGATAATAAAAGCAAATCCAAAATATACATTCGAAGTGTGCGGATATGCCGATAATGAAACAGGTTCAAAAGATATTAATATTCGCTTACGCAACGCGCGAGCAAACCGAGCAATAGACCAACTATTGCACTATGGTGTAAATCGTAACCAAATATTTAAAGCCACCAACGATGGTGAGTTGCCAGGAACAACAACCCGAGCAATAGTAATTCGCCAGTTAGATTGTGATTAA
- a CDS encoding exo-alpha-sialidase codes for MRKVLLTFLTLLLTTTAFSQSGKFLTLDGTSQYMRIPNHADFNIGQNESFTVTAWFKVASYESNVSAAQRYISKRCMEGVSGENTSGYELWGALNGNASSGFFANNAPGPNSTAHTNSMSVWSTSGGSLNTWFHVAFVVDRSAGKMYLYHNGTQVGTSGTKNISPWYVNNDFDVYIGAGLLNASTVSYFLDGAADNVRFYKKALSATEIANDKNSNTIAATTEGLVAAYDFENMTETSVPDISGNGHNGVLVGYSSAGAISNVVLLGDPNFTGRGNIAEPIVRAKVSVTGETASLSSINVNMEGTTDIADITAIKVYSTGTTELFNPKKTSQYTLLGTATPAEGDIEIPLSGTLSVGTNYLWVTYDISETATEGNLADVSVNSISYSANSTFNVSTPASEGAREILLKRVLIYSPGDYSSKNYRIPAIVTAHDGSLVIATDKRKNNQNDLPDDIDVLINRSTDGGKTWSEPLTIAQGTGYGAGFGDAGLARTNEENGLICVFVGGKGFFGGTPTDPNRTYICKSNDNGQSWTAPIDITPQLFGSECSDPVRRNWNASFCASGAGLLTRDGTICFVAAVRETSDSSVGSVSNYVYYSEDNGVTWKVSSVCKPNNGNEAKIVELNDGSWLVSIRNQSKGSRYYTISKDRGQTWSEVKLWNEMYEPGCNGDLIRYTSTKDGYDRNRLLHSVPFDAVSRKNMSVFISYDEGESWSVHKTICPGNGAYSSICILPDGTIGVYTEEDYMTPDMSTFFLNFTLDWLTDGEDTYSLPDGSELTNKPVFVTESGTTFTEESAVIKFESVARNTKIYYTTDGTIPTIESERYTSEGITITESTTIKAFAVATGKRGSDIVTARYFFPDYCKDENRSSRTDRYLRSVQFSGTLTPFNSGTIESGAHDVYSDRTDLIIEAIPGATLTPTLDWVGLWMCGYIHIDYDCDKEFNQTLNVNGTNGGEVVSYNYYEGYNSIGTSISSGRDFSQLPAFTLPYNIDEGDYRLRVKIDWNSLDACGNPTQSIAANGGSQVDMTLRITYPTSIEENNADEAKVYASAGAINIYGYSGEVKVINTTGQIVKDVTIKDNEQIEVNKGIYLVVLNGRSEKVIVE; via the coding sequence ATGAGAAAAGTTTTACTTACGTTTTTAACGCTGTTGCTGACAACAACAGCATTTTCGCAATCGGGTAAGTTTTTAACTCTTGACGGAACAAGTCAGTATATGAGAATACCCAACCACGCCGATTTTAATATTGGGCAGAACGAGAGTTTTACCGTAACTGCATGGTTTAAGGTTGCAAGTTACGAATCAAATGTTTCGGCCGCACAACGTTATATCTCAAAACGTTGTATGGAGGGTGTATCGGGTGAGAATACAAGCGGTTATGAATTATGGGGAGCATTAAACGGTAATGCTTCTTCTGGATTTTTTGCTAACAATGCTCCCGGTCCAAACTCAACAGCACACACCAATTCAATGAGTGTATGGTCAACCTCTGGAGGCTCGTTAAATACATGGTTTCACGTTGCTTTTGTAGTTGATCGTTCGGCAGGAAAAATGTATCTCTATCACAACGGCACACAAGTTGGTACATCTGGAACAAAAAACATCTCTCCATGGTATGTAAACAACGATTTTGATGTGTATATTGGTGCTGGATTATTAAACGCCTCAACAGTTTCATACTTCCTTGATGGGGCTGCGGATAATGTTCGTTTCTACAAAAAGGCTTTGAGTGCAACTGAAATTGCTAACGATAAAAACAGCAACACCATAGCTGCTACAACAGAAGGACTTGTTGCTGCATACGACTTTGAGAATATGACAGAGACCTCTGTCCCTGACATTAGTGGCAACGGACATAATGGTGTTTTGGTTGGATATTCTTCAGCAGGAGCAATTTCGAATGTTGTTCTTTTAGGTGACCCCAACTTTACAGGACGTGGAAATATTGCCGAGCCTATTGTTAGAGCAAAAGTTTCGGTAACTGGTGAGACTGCATCATTAAGTAGCATCAACGTTAATATGGAGGGTACAACTGATATTGCCGACATTACTGCTATAAAGGTATATTCAACAGGAACAACCGAGTTGTTTAATCCTAAAAAAACTTCGCAATATACTCTATTGGGAACAGCAACTCCTGCTGAGGGAGATATTGAAATTCCTTTAAGTGGAACACTTTCTGTTGGAACAAACTACCTATGGGTAACATACGATATTTCAGAGACAGCAACAGAAGGTAACCTTGCTGATGTAAGTGTTAACTCTATTTCATATTCAGCAAACTCAACATTTAATGTATCTACTCCTGCATCGGAAGGGGCAAGAGAGATTTTATTGAAGAGAGTATTGATTTACTCTCCCGGCGATTACTCATCAAAGAACTATCGTATTCCTGCCATTGTAACAGCTCATGACGGTTCGTTGGTTATTGCTACTGATAAACGCAAGAATAACCAAAACGACCTTCCTGATGATATTGATGTTCTTATTAACCGCAGTACAGATGGCGGTAAGACTTGGAGCGAGCCTTTGACTATTGCTCAAGGTACTGGCTACGGAGCTGGTTTTGGTGATGCAGGATTGGCAAGAACAAACGAAGAGAACGGCTTGATTTGCGTATTTGTGGGAGGTAAAGGTTTCTTTGGAGGAACACCAACCGACCCCAACCGAACATATATATGTAAGAGTAACGATAACGGACAATCATGGACAGCACCAATAGATATTACTCCACAACTATTTGGTAGTGAGTGTAGCGATCCTGTTCGCAGAAATTGGAACGCTTCGTTCTGTGCTTCAGGTGCAGGATTATTAACTCGTGATGGAACAATTTGCTTTGTGGCGGCAGTTCGTGAAACAAGTGATTCGAGTGTTGGTTCAGTATCGAACTACGTATATTATTCAGAGGATAATGGAGTAACTTGGAAGGTTTCAAGTGTATGTAAACCAAATAACGGAAACGAGGCAAAAATAGTTGAACTGAACGATGGCAGTTGGCTGGTAAGTATCCGCAACCAAAGCAAAGGCTCTCGTTACTACACAATTTCAAAAGACCGCGGACAGACTTGGAGCGAAGTTAAACTTTGGAACGAAATGTATGAGCCCGGATGTAACGGAGATTTAATTCGCTATACTTCTACAAAGGATGGATATGATCGCAACCGTTTGTTGCACTCTGTTCCATTCGATGCAGTATCTCGTAAAAATATGAGTGTATTCATAAGTTACGATGAGGGCGAGAGTTGGAGCGTTCACAAAACTATCTGCCCCGGAAATGGAGCATATTCTTCAATATGTATCTTGCCTGATGGAACAATTGGCGTATATACTGAAGAGGATTATATGACTCCGGATATGTCGACCTTCTTCCTTAACTTTACTTTGGATTGGTTAACTGATGGTGAAGATACATACTCCCTTCCCGATGGTTCTGAGTTAACCAACAAGCCTGTGTTTGTAACCGAAAGTGGAACTACATTTACAGAAGAGAGTGCTGTTATAAAATTTGAGTCGGTAGCTCGTAATACCAAAATATATTACACAACTGACGGAACAATACCTACAATAGAGTCTGAGAGATATACTTCAGAAGGAATAACCATTACAGAAAGCACAACCATCAAAGCCTTTGCAGTAGCAACAGGTAAACGTGGAAGTGATATAGTTACAGCTCGTTACTTCTTTCCTGATTATTGTAAAGATGAAAATCGCAGTTCAAGAACTGACCGTTATTTGAGATCTGTTCAATTCTCAGGAACTTTAACTCCTTTCAATAGTGGAACAATTGAGTCGGGCGCTCACGATGTATATTCTGACAGAACAGATTTAATTATTGAGGCTATACCCGGTGCTACCCTTACTCCAACTTTAGATTGGGTAGGATTATGGATGTGCGGATATATACATATTGATTATGATTGTGACAAAGAGTTTAATCAAACATTAAATGTAAACGGAACAAATGGCGGAGAGGTTGTTTCGTACAACTATTACGAGGGTTATAATAGTATAGGAACCTCAATAAGTAGCGGAAGAGACTTTTCACAACTTCCAGCATTTACACTTCCTTACAATATTGATGAAGGCGACTATCGTTTACGCGTAAAGATTGACTGGAACTCATTAGACGCATGCGGAAACCCAACTCAATCAATTGCGGCAAACGGAGGTAGCCAAGTTGATATGACACTTCGTATTACATATCCAACAAGTATTGAGGAGAACAATGCAGATGAAGCAAAAGTGTATGCATCGGCAGGAGCAATCAATATTTACGGTTATAGTGGAGAGGTTAAAGTTATAAATACAACAGGTCAAATTGTAAAAGATGTTACCATAAAAGACAATGAGCAAATTGAGGTTAACAAAGGCATCTACCTTGTTGTACTTAACGGAAGAAGTGAAAAAGTTATAGTTGAATAA